A genomic window from Candidatus Andeanibacterium colombiense includes:
- a CDS encoding formyltransferase family protein — protein MAALLYASRLPGAAYEVVLVASNDPGAAGLTLAEAEGVPTFALSHKGMAREDHDAAMDAAIREAGASHVALAGYMRVLGEALVRKWEGRMLNIHPSLLPKYKGLHTHERALEAGDSHAGASVHLVSPELDGGEVLGRIEVAIQPGDTPDSLAKRVLIGEHQLYSRMLSAYVTRGTDPEWLTAQVRERALALDETDEVLSHGMPCFGVTGGKKFAYVSNDHHGNGKVALLVKIAGADEQAMLIDRDGARYYRPAYFGDGWIGIRLDLGDTDWDEVATRLKWSWRVSAPKRLTKLLDAADGF, from the coding sequence ATGGCCGCGCTGCTCTATGCCAGCCGCCTCCCCGGCGCCGCCTATGAGGTGGTGCTGGTCGCCAGCAACGATCCCGGCGCCGCCGGCCTCACCCTCGCCGAAGCCGAAGGCGTCCCGACCTTCGCCCTCTCGCACAAGGGCATGGCCCGCGAGGATCACGACGCGGCGATGGACGCGGCGATCCGCGAGGCCGGAGCCTCCCACGTCGCCCTCGCCGGCTATATGCGCGTGCTCGGCGAAGCGCTGGTCCGCAAATGGGAAGGCAGGATGCTCAACATCCACCCTTCGCTGCTGCCGAAATACAAGGGCCTGCACACCCACGAACGCGCACTGGAGGCCGGCGACAGCCACGCCGGCGCCTCGGTTCACCTGGTGAGCCCCGAACTCGACGGCGGCGAAGTGCTCGGCCGGATCGAGGTCGCGATCCAGCCCGGCGACACGCCCGACAGCCTCGCGAAGCGCGTGCTGATCGGCGAACACCAGCTCTATTCGCGCATGCTGTCGGCCTATGTCACGCGCGGCACCGATCCGGAGTGGCTGACCGCACAGGTGCGCGAGCGGGCCTTGGCGCTGGACGAGACCGACGAGGTGCTCTCGCACGGCATGCCCTGCTTCGGCGTGACTGGGGGCAAGAAATTCGCCTATGTCTCGAACGACCACCACGGAAACGGCAAGGTCGCGCTGCTGGTTAAGATCGCCGGCGCCGACGAACAGGCGATGCTGATCGACCGCGACGGCGCGCGCTATTACCGCCCGGCCTATTTCGGCGACGGCTGGATCGGCATCCGCCTCGACCTCGGCGACACCGACTGGGACGAGGTCGCCACGCGGCTCAAATGGAGCTGGCGGGTCTCGGCGCCGAAACGGCTGACGAAACTGCTGGATGCGGCGGACGGGTTTTGA
- the purM gene encoding phosphoribosylformylglycinamidine cyclo-ligase, with translation MTSNTRSYTYEQAGVSIDAGNALVKAIGPLVKATSRPGADVELGGFGGFFDPRAAGYKDPLLVAANDGVGTKVKLAIDYDRHDRIGIDLVAMCVNDLIVQGAEPLFFLDYFATGKLVNGVAERVIAGIAEGCRISNCALIGGETAEMPGMYGEGDYDLAGFCVGAVERGEQLTGDKVAPGHVLLGLASSGVHSNGFSLVRRLAGDKFWKLDEPAPFDTPNDSGRLLIDALAEPTKIYVRSLLPTIRAGRIDALAHITGGGLLENIPRVLPEGAHAVIDAGSWEQPGLMGFLQREGNIAPGEMARTFNCGVGMVLAVRPELAEQVSAELSEAGETVFRIGEVIEGPRGCTVRGEAGTWLSPDAWEAMHEA, from the coding sequence ATGACGTCCAATACGCGATCCTATACGTACGAACAGGCCGGAGTGTCGATCGACGCCGGCAATGCGCTGGTCAAGGCGATCGGCCCGCTGGTCAAGGCAACCTCGCGTCCCGGCGCCGATGTCGAGCTGGGTGGCTTCGGCGGCTTCTTCGATCCACGCGCCGCCGGCTACAAGGACCCGCTGCTGGTCGCCGCTAACGATGGCGTGGGGACCAAGGTCAAGCTCGCGATCGATTACGACCGCCACGACAGGATCGGGATCGACCTGGTCGCGATGTGCGTCAACGACCTGATCGTCCAGGGCGCGGAGCCGCTGTTCTTCCTCGATTATTTCGCGACCGGCAAGCTCGTGAACGGCGTCGCCGAGCGGGTGATCGCCGGGATCGCCGAGGGTTGCCGCATCTCCAACTGCGCGCTGATCGGCGGCGAGACCGCCGAGATGCCGGGCATGTACGGCGAAGGCGATTACGATCTCGCGGGCTTTTGCGTCGGCGCGGTCGAGCGCGGCGAGCAATTGACCGGCGACAAGGTCGCGCCCGGCCATGTGCTGCTCGGCCTCGCGAGTTCGGGGGTTCATTCGAACGGCTTCTCGCTGGTCCGCCGCCTCGCCGGGGACAAGTTCTGGAAGCTCGACGAGCCCGCCCCGTTCGACACGCCGAATGATTCCGGCCGCCTGCTGATCGACGCGCTCGCCGAGCCGACCAAAATCTACGTCCGCAGCCTGCTGCCGACGATCCGCGCCGGCAGGATCGACGCCCTCGCCCATATCACCGGCGGCGGTCTCCTCGAGAATATCCCGCGGGTCCTGCCCGAGGGCGCGCATGCGGTGATCGATGCCGGCAGCTGGGAGCAACCAGGCCTGATGGGTTTCCTCCAGCGCGAAGGCAATATCGCGCCGGGCGAAATGGCGCGCACCTTCAACTGCGGGGTCGGCATGGTGCTGGCGGTGAGGCCCGAACTGGCCGAGCAGGTCTCGGCGGAGCTGAGCGAAGCCGGCGAGACCGTGTTCCGCATCGGCGAAGTGATCGAAGGCCCGCGCGGCTGCACCGTGCGCGGCGAGGCGGGAACCTGGCTTTCCCCGGACGCATGGGAAGCAATGCATGAGGCGTGA
- a CDS encoding heavy-metal-associated domain-containing protein: protein MTIFSPALRLPTPSRKAWIVAAFAGAALVVVAWQALFAQVAGDRGIAAVASSTDISIGGIEVNVTGKNSEDARKNGYVLAQRLGWEKLGGPKVSDGELDSMVSAIVIEHEQIGPRRYIARLGIVFDRTKAGAMLGAGGPQAHSAPMLTIPVLKSGGTYTVYEVRNAWQRAWAEYQAGGSAIDYVRPSGSGGDSLLINYGQVGRRSRVWWRNVLDAFGAADVLIPVADLERQWPGGPVKGTFTARYGPDNAFLETFTLTAPNEQGVPDMLVKAIQRFDAIYTAALGRGLLQPDPTLRADRIQLNPTIAALIAAERNAQNADAAAAAADAADDDTVETAPTPVPTAQPTAQPAAASYVVQFNSPSAGSVDSALAAVRGVPGVRGAATSSIAIGGVSVMRVTYSGDLGALAAALRAKGWNVAQNAGGLGISK, encoded by the coding sequence ATGACGATATTCTCACCCGCCCTTCGCCTGCCCACACCCAGCCGAAAGGCCTGGATTGTCGCGGCTTTCGCGGGCGCGGCGCTGGTGGTGGTCGCATGGCAGGCGCTGTTCGCGCAGGTCGCCGGCGATCGCGGAATCGCCGCTGTGGCGAGCAGTACCGATATCTCGATCGGCGGGATCGAGGTCAATGTCACCGGCAAGAATTCCGAAGATGCGCGCAAGAACGGCTATGTGCTGGCGCAGCGGCTCGGGTGGGAAAAGCTCGGCGGACCCAAGGTCAGCGACGGCGAACTCGATTCGATGGTCTCGGCTATCGTGATCGAGCACGAACAGATCGGCCCGCGCCGTTATATCGCGCGGCTCGGGATCGTGTTCGACCGGACCAAGGCCGGGGCGATGCTGGGGGCGGGCGGGCCGCAGGCGCATTCGGCGCCGATGCTGACGATCCCGGTGCTCAAGTCCGGCGGGACCTACACGGTTTACGAGGTGCGCAACGCATGGCAGCGCGCCTGGGCCGAATACCAGGCCGGGGGCAGCGCGATCGATTATGTCCGCCCCTCGGGCTCGGGCGGCGATTCGCTGTTGATCAATTACGGCCAGGTCGGCCGCCGCAGCCGCGTATGGTGGCGCAACGTGCTCGATGCTTTCGGCGCGGCCGACGTGCTGATCCCGGTCGCGGACCTGGAACGGCAATGGCCGGGCGGGCCGGTCAAGGGCACCTTCACGGCCCGCTACGGCCCCGACAACGCGTTCCTCGAGACCTTCACGCTGACCGCACCGAACGAACAGGGCGTGCCCGACATGCTGGTCAAGGCGATCCAGCGCTTCGACGCGATCTACACCGCCGCGCTCGGCCGCGGGCTGCTGCAGCCTGACCCGACGCTGCGCGCGGACCGGATCCAGCTCAACCCGACCATCGCCGCGCTGATCGCGGCCGAACGCAACGCGCAGAACGCCGATGCCGCGGCCGCCGCCGCCGACGCGGCCGACGACGATACGGTCGAGACCGCGCCCACGCCGGTGCCGACCGCGCAGCCCACCGCGCAGCCGGCCGCGGCGTCCTATGTGGTGCAGTTCAACAGCCCGAGCGCCGGCTCGGTCGATAGCGCGCTGGCCGCGGTGCGCGGCGTGCCTGGCGTGCGCGGGGCGGCGACCAGCAGCATCGCGATCGGCGGGGTTTCGGTGATGCGGGTGACCTATAGTGGCGATCTCGGCGCGCTCGCCGCGGCGCTGCGGGCCAAAGGCTGGAACGTCGCGCAGAATGCCGGCGGCCTGGGCATCTCGAAGTAG
- a CDS encoding ATPase, giving the protein MSQIALPLRGGPGAGPARIVLGNANAQVFEALAAAESWPFRTAVLAGPPRSGKSLAARWFTEQHRGEAIDDADRIEEAELFHRWNRAQESGTPLLLIARARGWEIALPDLKSRLGAALHLEFGEPDDEMAGALIEAHAEQRGLVLGEGATTYLVPRAERSFAGIEALVAAIDRLGLERKQPATLSIWREALEETNGAEQPRLF; this is encoded by the coding sequence ATGAGCCAGATCGCCCTGCCATTGCGTGGCGGGCCCGGAGCCGGCCCTGCCCGGATCGTGCTCGGCAATGCGAATGCCCAAGTCTTCGAGGCACTGGCGGCCGCCGAAAGCTGGCCGTTCCGCACCGCGGTGCTGGCCGGGCCGCCGCGCTCGGGCAAGTCGCTGGCGGCGCGCTGGTTTACCGAACAGCATCGCGGCGAGGCGATCGACGATGCCGACCGGATCGAGGAGGCGGAACTGTTCCACCGCTGGAACCGCGCGCAGGAAAGCGGCACTCCGCTGCTGCTGATCGCCCGTGCGCGGGGCTGGGAAATCGCGCTGCCCGATCTCAAGTCGCGCCTCGGCGCCGCGCTCCATCTCGAATTCGGCGAACCCGACGACGAGATGGCCGGCGCGCTGATCGAGGCGCATGCCGAACAACGCGGGCTTGTGCTGGGCGAGGGCGCCACCACATACCTCGTGCCCCGCGCGGAGCGGAGCTTTGCGGGTATCGAGGCACTGGTCGCGGCAATCGACAGGCTGGGCCTCGAACGGAAACAACCGGCGACGCTCTCGATCTGGCGCGAGGCGCTGGAGGAAACAAACGGAGCGGAACAGCCGCGGCTATTTTAG
- a CDS encoding serine acetyltransferase: MFGGLTAYLDSIRARDPAPRSRAEILLYPGVWAVFYHRIAHWLFTGRMFFLARLVNHWSRWLTAIDIHPGAKIGRNFFIDHGFTVIGETAEIGDNVTIYQCVTLGGTNPTNGKAGKRHPTLQDNVIIGSGAQVIGPITVGERARIGANAVVTDDVPEGATMIGLKARSTLVPAETWLREFIPYGTPCDEPCEPSAGIARIDALEGQLAELRAELAALRTPERVAAKRTGSDS; encoded by the coding sequence ATGTTCGGTGGATTGACTGCATATCTGGACTCGATCCGCGCGCGCGATCCCGCGCCGCGTTCGCGTGCCGAAATCCTGCTCTATCCGGGCGTGTGGGCGGTGTTCTATCACCGCATCGCGCATTGGCTGTTCACCGGCCGGATGTTCTTCCTTGCGCGGCTGGTCAACCACTGGTCCCGCTGGCTCACCGCGATCGACATTCATCCAGGGGCGAAGATCGGCCGCAACTTCTTCATCGATCACGGCTTCACCGTGATCGGCGAAACCGCCGAGATCGGCGATAATGTCACGATCTATCAATGTGTTACGCTGGGCGGGACCAACCCGACCAACGGCAAGGCGGGCAAGCGCCACCCGACTTTGCAGGACAATGTGATCATCGGTTCCGGCGCGCAGGTGATCGGCCCGATCACGGTGGGCGAGCGGGCGCGGATCGGCGCCAATGCGGTGGTGACGGACGATGTCCCCGAAGGTGCGACGATGATCGGCCTCAAGGCGCGTTCGACCCTGGTCCCGGCCGAAACCTGGCTGCGCGAATTCATTCCCTACGGCACCCCGTGCGACGAGCCGTGCGAGCCCTCGGCGGGCATTGCCCGGATCGACGCGCTGGAAGGCCAGTTGGCGGAATTGCGCGCGGAACTCGCGGCGCTGCGGACGCCGGAGCGCGTGGCCGCCAAGCGCACCGGTTCCGATAGCTGA
- a CDS encoding DUF2794 domain-containing protein, whose product MASVPGSPSVVPFPGRAPNQVGFERAELQRILDLYGRMVAAGEWRDYAMDFTKDYAVFACFRRTAEFPQAKIEKRPALRNRQGMWTLYGEQGQVLKRGQELAGVLAPIERRLVKAVE is encoded by the coding sequence ATGGCGTCGGTTCCCGGCTCGCCTTCGGTAGTACCTTTCCCCGGGCGCGCGCCCAACCAGGTCGGCTTCGAGCGGGCGGAACTCCAGCGGATCCTCGACCTCTACGGGCGGATGGTCGCGGCCGGCGAATGGCGCGACTATGCGATGGATTTCACCAAGGACTACGCGGTCTTCGCCTGCTTCCGGCGCACGGCCGAATTCCCTCAGGCGAAAATCGAGAAACGCCCCGCATTGCGCAACCGCCAGGGCATGTGGACGCTTTACGGCGAACAGGGCCAGGTGCTCAAGCGCGGCCAGGAGCTGGCCGGAGTGCTCGCGCCGATCGAGCGGCGGCTGGTGAAGGCGGTTGAGTGA
- a CDS encoding DUF4328 domain-containing protein, whose protein sequence is MTYNEGLASLAARAKWTRGFLWAFIAISVLGIPIGLTARFVQQLSISPVVAGIVTLIYLGLSLLVSLALLAMIPAWTYRAWANLHVLGLSGLGYRPGWAAGSYFVPIAGLFVPFLAMRELFNRSTGETEDHARASAPDVTSWWACYLAGVFVTAFILMTAIFNLNGAVFIVTSPMMDFVISIFANLLLIGAAWFLLRTIRDITVAQASSAGISETFA, encoded by the coding sequence ATGACCTATAACGAAGGGCTCGCCTCGCTTGCCGCCCGCGCCAAATGGACGCGCGGTTTTCTGTGGGCGTTCATCGCGATCTCGGTGCTCGGGATACCGATCGGCCTGACGGCCAGATTCGTGCAGCAACTGTCGATCTCACCGGTGGTGGCCGGCATCGTGACACTGATTTACTTGGGGCTTTCTCTGCTCGTGAGCCTTGCGTTGCTCGCGATGATACCGGCGTGGACCTATCGCGCCTGGGCGAACCTCCACGTGCTGGGCTTGAGCGGCCTCGGGTATCGGCCCGGGTGGGCAGCGGGAAGCTACTTCGTTCCGATCGCCGGTCTGTTCGTGCCGTTCCTGGCGATGCGCGAATTGTTCAACCGCAGCACCGGGGAAACCGAGGACCATGCCCGTGCCAGCGCGCCCGACGTGACATCGTGGTGGGCCTGCTATCTCGCCGGTGTTTTCGTGACGGCGTTCATCTTGATGACCGCGATCTTCAACCTGAACGGCGCGGTGTTTATCGTCACCTCGCCGATGATGGATTTCGTTATTTCGATCTTCGCCAATCTGCTGCTGATCGGCGCCGCATGGTTCCTGCTCCGCACGATCCGTGACATCACCGTGGCACAAGCCTCATCGGCCGGAATCAGCGAGACCTTCGCCTGA
- a CDS encoding DUF4328 domain-containing protein codes for MTELAFVDGLAVLEARARRAKIAIWAMIAISICTAIGQFLESAGIVDLASAVINGPTLIVAFAYMGFGLSYLVSVVFVAMWIHRAHANLFAAGLHDLEYTPGWSVGWFFIPFANLIKPFQAMRELWNASYGADNSFGSETPSAVGSWWACFIAGNILLNIGSRLEGPETGTGGAAIGTIVSGVAILVTVGSAWFLLKIIGEVMEGQRNHLQVSEAFA; via the coding sequence ATGACGGAACTGGCATTTGTCGACGGCTTGGCCGTGCTCGAAGCACGCGCGCGGCGGGCGAAAATCGCGATCTGGGCGATGATCGCAATCAGTATCTGCACTGCGATCGGCCAATTCCTGGAGAGCGCCGGGATCGTCGATCTCGCTTCGGCGGTGATCAATGGGCCGACCTTAATCGTCGCCTTTGCATACATGGGCTTTGGGCTGAGTTATCTGGTTTCGGTGGTGTTCGTCGCGATGTGGATCCACCGGGCGCACGCGAATTTGTTCGCGGCCGGGCTCCACGATCTGGAATACACGCCGGGCTGGTCGGTCGGCTGGTTCTTCATTCCCTTCGCCAATCTGATCAAGCCGTTCCAGGCAATGCGCGAATTGTGGAACGCGAGCTACGGCGCCGACAACAGCTTCGGCAGCGAGACTCCTTCCGCGGTGGGCAGCTGGTGGGCCTGCTTCATTGCCGGAAATATCCTGTTGAACATCGGTTCGCGCCTCGAAGGCCCGGAGACCGGAACGGGGGGCGCAGCCATAGGCACGATCGTGAGCGGTGTAGCGATCCTGGTTACTGTGGGTTCCGCGTGGTTCCTGCTCAAGATCATCGGCGAAGTCATGGAAGGCCAGCGCAACCACCTGCAGGTGAGCGAGGCGTTCGCCTGA
- a CDS encoding SDR family NAD(P)-dependent oxidoreductase, whose amino-acid sequence MSISFKDRVAIVTGAGGGLGRAYALELAKRGAKVVVNDLGGGRDGTGHSDAALKVVEEIEAAGGEAMSNGGSVTEYEQMVEMVARAKEKWGGVHVLINNAGVLRDKSFSKMEPADFEFVVRVHLFGSAYATKACWELMREQTYGRIMMTASSSGLFGNFGQANYGAAKCGIAGLAKTLHLEGAKYNIKVNTLVPLAATRMTEDIIPEQIFGMFAPENVAPAALFLVSEDAPNNAIVGAGAGGYHSAWITMNEPVILPEADRTVEGFAAHWEQIAKRDGDFVPQSGVEQTGHVLAAIQKAGAGGA is encoded by the coding sequence ATGAGCATTTCATTCAAGGATCGCGTTGCCATCGTCACCGGCGCCGGAGGCGGGCTCGGTCGCGCCTATGCGCTCGAGCTGGCAAAGCGCGGGGCGAAGGTCGTGGTCAACGATCTCGGCGGCGGGCGCGACGGCACCGGCCATTCGGACGCGGCGCTGAAAGTGGTCGAGGAAATCGAGGCTGCCGGCGGCGAGGCGATGTCGAACGGCGGCTCGGTCACCGAATACGAGCAGATGGTCGAGATGGTCGCCAGGGCCAAGGAGAAGTGGGGCGGCGTCCACGTGTTGATCAACAACGCCGGCGTGCTGCGCGACAAGAGCTTCTCGAAGATGGAGCCCGCGGATTTCGAATTTGTGGTCCGGGTCCATCTGTTCGGATCGGCCTATGCGACCAAGGCCTGCTGGGAACTGATGCGCGAGCAGACCTATGGCCGGATCATGATGACCGCGAGCTCCAGCGGGCTGTTCGGCAATTTCGGCCAGGCCAATTACGGCGCGGCCAAATGCGGCATCGCGGGCCTCGCCAAGACGCTCCACCTCGAAGGAGCGAAGTACAATATCAAGGTCAACACGCTGGTCCCGCTCGCGGCGACCCGCATGACCGAGGACATCATTCCCGAGCAGATCTTCGGCATGTTCGCGCCCGAGAACGTCGCGCCCGCCGCGCTCTTCCTGGTGAGCGAGGATGCGCCCAACAACGCGATCGTCGGCGCCGGCGCCGGCGGCTATCACTCGGCCTGGATCACGATGAACGAGCCGGTGATCCTGCCCGAAGCCGACCGCACCGTGGAAGGCTTCGCCGCCCATTGGGAACAGATCGCGAAGCGCGACGGCGATTTCGTGCCGCAATCGGGCGTCGAGCAGACCGGCCATGTGCTCGCGGCGATCCAGAAGGCGGGCGCTGGCGGCGCGTAA
- a CDS encoding porin, whose protein sequence is MAMNLRNAAFSLGILASLASFAWAVPARAEDGSDWSIAPRGRLQLDVGDLSASDAVEAASDGLPADVFMRRFFLGFDAKLPGKLAVRAEADISPEFEHADWTWTDLYLQWTPSRKASLIVGQTKPAWGLEEQTSDLFPTFMERGAIATTFGNERRVGLTGQYLAGDFVLQAGAYLDDIDAIIDHADNGHSYFGRVVYAPGIGAGRLHLGARVNRRDDGAAGVGVRYSTRPFLRSEDSRFVDTGTISGVTSETGYGLEFAYMNGAFEATGEAQWQHADRLAGLADPTFSGFYAEVGYFLTKGDKRGYRNGQWDRTRPVHPLGKGGFGAVQFNLRYDHLDLDDAGAGIVGGIQDAYAVGLSWTPTDRTRVILNYARLQYRDAAISAGGDRSYGADAIGLRTQFDF, encoded by the coding sequence ATGGCCATGAACCTGCGGAATGCCGCCTTTTCGCTTGGTATTCTGGCATCGCTCGCATCGTTCGCCTGGGCCGTTCCGGCGCGTGCCGAAGACGGCAGCGATTGGAGTATCGCGCCGCGCGGGCGGTTGCAGCTCGATGTCGGCGACCTGTCCGCGAGCGACGCGGTGGAAGCGGCGTCGGACGGACTGCCGGCGGATGTGTTCATGCGGCGCTTCTTCCTCGGCTTCGATGCGAAGCTGCCGGGCAAGCTCGCGGTCCGGGCGGAAGCCGACATATCGCCCGAGTTCGAGCACGCCGACTGGACCTGGACCGACCTCTATCTGCAATGGACGCCGTCGAGGAAGGCGAGCCTGATTGTCGGCCAGACCAAGCCGGCCTGGGGGCTGGAAGAACAGACCAGCGACCTGTTCCCGACGTTCATGGAACGCGGGGCGATCGCTACCACCTTCGGCAACGAGCGCCGCGTCGGCCTGACCGGCCAGTATCTCGCGGGCGATTTCGTGCTGCAGGCGGGCGCCTATCTCGACGATATCGATGCGATCATCGACCATGCCGACAACGGGCACAGCTACTTCGGCCGCGTGGTCTATGCACCCGGGATCGGTGCGGGGCGTCTTCATTTGGGGGCGCGGGTAAATCGCCGCGACGATGGCGCGGCCGGGGTCGGTGTGCGCTATTCGACGCGGCCGTTCCTGCGCAGCGAAGACAGCCGCTTCGTCGATACGGGCACGATTTCGGGGGTTACGAGCGAAACCGGTTACGGCCTCGAGTTCGCCTATATGAATGGCGCGTTCGAAGCGACCGGCGAGGCGCAGTGGCAGCACGCCGATCGCCTTGCCGGGCTGGCCGATCCGACCTTCTCCGGCTTCTATGCCGAAGTCGGTTATTTCCTGACCAAAGGCGACAAGCGTGGTTACAGGAACGGCCAGTGGGACCGGACCAGGCCGGTGCATCCGCTGGGCAAGGGCGGCTTCGGCGCGGTGCAATTCAATCTGCGCTACGACCATCTCGACCTGGATGACGCCGGGGCGGGCATCGTCGGCGGCATACAGGATGCCTATGCGGTGGGCTTGTCATGGACCCCGACCGACCGCACCCGGGTAATCCTCAACTACGCGCGGCTGCAGTATCGCGATGCGGCGATTTCGGCCGGGGGCGACCGCTCCTACGGCGCCGATGCAATCGGCTTGCGGACGCAGTTCGACTTTTAG
- a CDS encoding HAD-IA family hydrolase produces MGTFPFQIVGFDLDGTLVDTQGDLGVAVNHALGLIGRDPVPLDSVKSLIGGGSRLMLKRALERTGGEIPDAEFVPLYASLIQYYAAHISVHSQPYPGCLDALETLAGKGCALAVVTNKPEALSNLLLEELGIHDRFACIIGGDTLPKAKPEPDTILEAIRRCGGGRFAMVGDSSFDIRAAKAAAVANVALSFGYHDVPVPELGADVTIDHYDQLVPALGDL; encoded by the coding sequence ATGGGCACATTTCCTTTCCAGATCGTCGGCTTCGACCTCGATGGCACTCTCGTCGACACGCAGGGCGACCTTGGGGTCGCGGTCAATCACGCGCTCGGCCTGATCGGGCGCGATCCGGTTCCGCTCGACAGCGTGAAGAGCCTGATCGGCGGCGGCTCGCGGCTGATGCTGAAGCGCGCGCTGGAACGGACCGGCGGAGAAATCCCCGACGCCGAGTTCGTGCCGCTCTATGCTTCGCTGATCCAGTATTATGCGGCCCACATCTCGGTCCATTCGCAGCCCTATCCGGGGTGCCTCGATGCGCTCGAGACGCTGGCCGGCAAAGGCTGCGCGCTCGCGGTGGTGACCAACAAGCCCGAGGCGCTGTCGAACCTGCTGCTGGAAGAACTGGGCATTCACGACCGCTTCGCCTGCATCATCGGCGGCGACACTCTGCCGAAGGCCAAGCCTGAGCCGGACACGATCCTCGAAGCAATCAGGCGCTGCGGCGGCGGGCGCTTCGCGATGGTCGGCGATTCCTCGTTCGACATCCGCGCGGCCAAGGCGGCCGCCGTGGCCAATGTCGCGCTGAGCTTCGGCTATCACGACGTGCCCGTGCCGGAACTCGGCGCCGACGTGACGATCGACCATTACGACCAGCTGGTGCCGGCGCTGGGCGACCTTTAG
- the glmU gene encoding bifunctional UDP-N-acetylglucosamine diphosphorylase/glucosamine-1-phosphate N-acetyltransferase GlmU encodes MTDANRPLAAIVLAAGKGTRMKSGIHKVLHPVAWRPMIAHLLASLDELAPERTVVVVGDLRDQLEAALGGTADLAVQDPQLGTGHAVQQAQATLAGFVGDVLVLYGDVPFVRAETMRAMIERLNAADRPEVVVLGFEPADPLQYGRVIASDGAISKMVEFKDANDAERAVKLCNSGLMAVRGEELFALLDRVRNDNAQGEYYLPDIVNLALADGRGCAVVVAGDPDEVAGINSRAELAEAEGRWQQRRRAEAMAGGATLVAPETVFFAWDTVLGRDVTVEPNVVFGAGVTVADGVTIHAFSHIAGATIACGADVGPFARLRPGAVLGEGSKVGNFVEIKAATLGKGAKANHLSYLGDAEIGAGANIGAGTITCNYDGYFKHKTVIGERAFIGSNSALIAPVKIGADAIVAAGSAVSRDVDDGELRLVRAEQLVKPGWADRFHDAMKKKKAERGN; translated from the coding sequence ATGACTGACGCCAACCGTCCCCTCGCCGCCATCGTGCTTGCCGCCGGCAAGGGCACCCGCATGAAAAGCGGCATCCACAAGGTGCTGCATCCGGTCGCCTGGCGGCCGATGATCGCGCATCTGCTCGCCTCGCTGGACGAACTGGCGCCCGAGCGGACCGTGGTGGTGGTCGGCGATCTGCGCGACCAACTGGAAGCGGCGCTGGGCGGCACGGCTGATCTGGCGGTGCAGGATCCGCAACTCGGCACCGGCCATGCGGTCCAGCAGGCGCAAGCCACGCTGGCCGGCTTCGTGGGCGACGTGCTGGTGCTCTATGGCGATGTGCCATTCGTCCGCGCGGAGACGATGCGCGCTATGATCGAGCGGCTCAACGCGGCCGACCGGCCCGAAGTGGTGGTGCTCGGCTTCGAGCCGGCCGATCCGCTGCAATATGGCCGGGTGATCGCCAGTGACGGCGCGATCTCGAAGATGGTCGAGTTCAAGGACGCCAACGACGCCGAGCGCGCGGTGAAGCTGTGCAACTCGGGCCTGATGGCGGTGCGCGGCGAGGAATTGTTCGCGCTGCTCGACCGGGTCAGGAACGACAATGCGCAGGGCGAATACTACCTGCCCGATATCGTGAACCTCGCGCTGGCGGATGGCCGCGGCTGCGCGGTGGTCGTTGCGGGCGACCCGGACGAGGTGGCCGGGATCAACAGTCGCGCCGAACTGGCCGAGGCGGAAGGTCGCTGGCAGCAGCGCCGCCGGGCCGAAGCGATGGCGGGCGGCGCCACGCTGGTCGCGCCGGAGACGGTGTTCTTCGCGTGGGACACGGTGCTCGGCCGCGACGTGACGGTGGAGCCTAACGTCGTATTCGGCGCCGGAGTGACGGTTGCCGATGGAGTGACGATCCACGCCTTCTCGCATATCGCCGGCGCGACGATCGCCTGCGGCGCCGATGTCGGCCCGTTCGCCCGCCTGCGCCCCGGCGCGGTGCTGGGGGAAGGCTCGAAGGTCGGCAATTTCGTCGAGATCAAGGCGGCGACGCTTGGCAAGGGCGCGAAGGCCAATCATCTGAGCTATCTCGGCGATGCCGAGATCGGGGCCGGGGCGAATATCGGCGCCGGCACGATCACCTGCAATTACGACGGCTATTTCAAGCACAAGACCGTGATCGGCGAGCGCGCCTTCATCGGTTCCAATTCGGCGCTGATCGCGCCGGTAAAGATCGGCGCGGATGCGATCGTCGCGGCGGGCAGCGCGGTCAGCCGCGATGTCGATGACGGCGAGTTGCGGCTGGTCCGCGCCGAGCAGTTGGTCAAACCCGGCTGGGCCGACCGTTTCCACGATGCGATGAAGAAAAAGAAAGCCGAGAGGGGCAACTGA